A genomic window from Candidatus Thiocaldithrix dubininis includes:
- a CDS encoding choice-of-anchor L domain-containing protein has translation MSVDVATAAPTFTAQSSASQLATALDGPGLAIQNLTITKGTSQQLGTFVGGKEVLGIADGVFMNTGDLSTLAGPNNNSAYSFNVRSVYADKDLTTISGIAKYDPAIIEFDIVPQGDKANFVFAFGSDEYPEYVCSQFNDAFGLFMSGPGLNGTQNAAYVPGKKVGIAVNNINNGVKGSKADSTSCDLSNAVYYFDNGNGTGAANLQLDGFTKPLTASLSGLTAGQTYHVKLAIADAGDPGYDSGAFFKWLTSTNSNPVDLSLTASASSLTPAYNSEVQLTYKITNSSSIATSLVQVGIDWPQGLTWVSDDANGAFNPSKAEWDAGTIAANSSKTLKIKAKVGALASYKLMAEINYAFNEDPDSTPFNRASFANEDDTASLTLQPTVNTAPVIGTYIDGQVNNNAAVTVSVPENQTAVTSVTATDINNDPITYSLGTSGGDEKLFKINASTGQISFITAPDYELPTDSNKDNRYILEAIASDGLTSSKQMVTVIVTDVEENKAPVISNNSGAATVSIKHPENKAAVATISATDPNNDVLTYSLTSSADKALFSLNASTGALSFIKAPDYENPSDADKNNVYIVNVAVSDGKLSATQQWLITVTDVAENVAPVITSNGGQTSALIPLDENIALVTQVLATDANNDKLSYSLSGGADKALFTLSDSGVLSFVVAADYENPTDADKNNEYLVTVTVSDGSLSTTQTITVQIKNVDENKAPVISNNNGAAADYVFVKENQSAVTTIQATDADKDPITYSLAKDNDGNLFQINTNTGQLGFINAPDFEKPLDQNKDNIYMVTVIASDGKAQTSQLLFVTITDVSENGAPIITSNAGAATVTLNVPENKTAVTTITATDPNNDVLKYSVTGGADVGLFQIGSTGNLSFISAPDYEKPTDSDKNNNYQVMVTVSDGALTTSQTLNIVVKDVYENLAPVIVSYQSAATVNLSQPENQSKVADVVANDPNQEPVSYSISGGADAALFSIDAATGALNFITAPDFENPTDANKDNTYQVTTSASDGKLNAVQTQTFNVKITDVSDTPSVRLSVKVLLQGAYRSTTKMMADDLNRLNLLPALQPYGSLSTAVGFTDSAEVATPFDYTGKETLSEIVKTASNANAPVDWVLVELRDVYDPGKRRAATAAILQRDGDIVDPVTGSPFITVSNAKSGLYYVMVRHRNHLAVMTEVPVSLGEQSNTNIDFTQLTTAVYGKNFARYEASDMAFMWAADTNNSNSLISAGAGSDASVILGALLLDPKNSGYNAAYRLQGYYSTDLNLDGVSVYTGPGNDTNLLMGNVLLHPGNSTFSGNYIVQGEAPR, from the coding sequence ATGAGTGTTGATGTTGCCACGGCTGCACCCACTTTTACCGCACAATCTAGCGCTAGCCAATTAGCTACTGCGTTAGATGGTCCAGGTCTAGCGATTCAGAATTTGACGATTACTAAGGGCACAAGTCAGCAGTTGGGCACGTTTGTGGGAGGTAAAGAGGTTTTAGGTATTGCCGACGGTGTATTTATGAATACTGGCGATCTTAGTACCTTGGCTGGACCTAATAATAATTCTGCTTATTCATTTAATGTACGCTCCGTTTATGCGGATAAGGATTTAACCACTATTAGTGGTATCGCTAAATACGATCCGGCTATTATTGAATTTGATATTGTGCCACAAGGCGATAAAGCCAACTTCGTATTTGCCTTCGGCTCAGATGAATATCCCGAATATGTGTGTAGTCAGTTTAATGATGCGTTTGGTTTATTTATGTCTGGGCCGGGTTTAAACGGTACACAAAATGCGGCTTATGTGCCGGGTAAAAAAGTTGGTATTGCGGTTAATAATATTAATAATGGTGTTAAAGGCAGTAAAGCAGACAGCACCAGTTGTGATTTAAGCAATGCGGTTTATTATTTTGATAATGGCAATGGTACAGGTGCAGCGAATCTGCAATTGGATGGTTTTACTAAGCCATTGACGGCATCATTATCTGGTTTAACTGCGGGACAAACCTATCATGTAAAACTTGCCATTGCCGATGCTGGCGATCCAGGCTATGACTCTGGCGCTTTCTTCAAATGGTTAACCAGTACTAATTCTAACCCAGTGGATTTGTCATTAACCGCTAGTGCTAGTAGTTTGACACCTGCTTATAATTCGGAAGTACAGTTAACCTATAAAATTACGAATAGTTCTTCTATTGCCACTAGTTTGGTGCAAGTAGGGATTGATTGGCCACAAGGTTTAACGTGGGTTAGCGATGATGCGAATGGTGCATTTAATCCCAGCAAAGCCGAATGGGATGCGGGTACAATTGCCGCCAATAGCAGCAAAACTCTAAAGATCAAAGCCAAAGTTGGGGCATTAGCCAGTTATAAGTTAATGGCTGAAATAAACTACGCATTTAATGAAGACCCGGATTCCACACCGTTTAATCGAGCCTCCTTTGCAAATGAAGACGATACCGCTAGTTTAACGCTACAACCTACTGTCAATACTGCGCCGGTGATTGGTACGTATATAGACGGACAAGTCAATAATAATGCAGCCGTGACGGTCAGTGTGCCGGAAAATCAAACGGCGGTTACCAGTGTTACCGCAACCGATATTAATAATGACCCGATTACTTATAGTTTAGGCACGAGTGGCGGAGATGAAAAACTCTTTAAAATTAATGCGAGCACCGGGCAAATTAGTTTTATAACTGCGCCCGATTATGAATTGCCTACGGATAGTAATAAGGATAATCGCTATATTCTTGAAGCGATAGCTAGCGATGGTTTAACCAGCAGTAAACAAATGGTTACGGTAATAGTAACCGATGTAGAAGAAAATAAAGCGCCTGTGATTAGTAATAATAGCGGAGCGGCAACGGTCAGTATTAAACACCCTGAAAATAAAGCCGCAGTAGCAACTATTAGCGCAACTGACCCAAATAATGATGTATTAACATATAGTTTAACAAGCAGTGCAGATAAAGCCCTGTTTAGCCTTAATGCCAGCACAGGTGCATTGAGCTTTATTAAAGCACCGGATTATGAAAATCCAAGCGACGCCGATAAAAACAATGTGTATATCGTGAATGTGGCGGTCAGTGATGGCAAATTAAGCGCAACACAACAATGGCTGATTACGGTGACTGATGTTGCTGAAAATGTTGCGCCAGTTATTACCAGTAACGGCGGGCAAACGAGCGCATTGATTCCTTTAGATGAAAATATTGCGTTGGTAACACAAGTGTTAGCTACTGATGCAAATAATGACAAATTAAGTTATAGCCTGAGTGGTGGCGCAGATAAAGCTTTATTTACGCTGAGTGATAGCGGTGTTTTAAGCTTTGTGGTCGCAGCGGATTATGAAAATCCGACGGATGCTGACAAAAATAATGAGTATCTTGTGACGGTAACGGTTTCGGATGGCAGCCTAAGCACTACGCAAACTATTACCGTGCAAATTAAAAACGTCGATGAAAATAAAGCGCCGGTCATTAGCAATAATAACGGAGCGGCTGCCGATTATGTGTTTGTTAAAGAAAATCAATCAGCGGTTACGACGATTCAAGCGACTGATGCGGATAAAGACCCGATTACTTATAGCTTAGCTAAAGATAATGATGGCAACTTATTTCAAATTAATACCAATACCGGGCAATTAGGCTTTATTAATGCCCCGGATTTTGAAAAACCGCTAGATCAGAATAAAGATAATATTTATATGGTGACGGTAATTGCCAGCGATGGTAAGGCGCAAACCAGCCAATTATTATTTGTAACGATTACTGATGTATCAGAAAATGGTGCGCCGATTATTACCAGTAATGCAGGTGCGGCAACCGTTACCTTAAACGTACCCGAAAATAAAACTGCCGTTACGACGATTACTGCAACCGACCCGAATAATGATGTTTTAAAATACAGCGTTACCGGAGGCGCAGATGTTGGTTTATTCCAAATTGGCAGCACAGGCAATTTAAGTTTTATTTCTGCGCCGGATTATGAAAAACCGACCGATAGTGATAAAAATAATAACTATCAAGTGATGGTTACGGTTAGTGATGGCGCGTTAACGACTAGTCAGACATTGAATATAGTCGTGAAGGATGTTTATGAAAATCTTGCCCCGGTGATTGTCAGTTACCAAAGTGCTGCAACCGTCAATTTAAGCCAGCCCGAAAATCAAAGCAAAGTCGCCGATGTGGTGGCGAATGATCCGAATCAAGAGCCAGTAAGTTATAGCATTAGTGGTGGCGCGGATGCTGCTTTATTTAGCATTGATGCAGCTACAGGTGCACTTAACTTTATTACTGCACCTGATTTCGAGAATCCAACCGATGCTAATAAAGATAATACCTATCAAGTGACTACTTCAGCCTCTGACGGCAAATTAAATGCAGTACAAACGCAAACCTTCAATGTAAAAATTACCGATGTTTCGGATACACCTAGCGTGCGTTTATCGGTCAAAGTGTTATTACAGGGGGCGTATCGGTCAACAACCAAAATGATGGCAGATGATTTGAATCGCTTGAATTTATTACCCGCTTTACAACCTTATGGCAGTTTAAGCACAGCCGTGGGTTTTACTGATTCGGCAGAGGTAGCAACCCCGTTTGACTATACAGGCAAGGAAACCCTATCTGAAATTGTCAAAACCGCCAGCAATGCTAATGCACCAGTGGATTGGGTTTTAGTCGAACTACGTGATGTGTATGATCCGGGTAAACGCCGGGCTGCGACCGCCGCCATTCTGCAACGTGATGGTGATATTGTTGACCCTGTTACGGGTTCGCCCTTTATTACCGTTAGCAATGCTAAATCCGGTCTATATTATGTGATGGTACGGCATCGTAATCATTTAGCGGTCATGACGGAAGTACCCGTATCACTTGGCGAACAAAGCAATACAAATATTGACTTTACCCAACTTACTACCGCAGTTTATGGCAAAAATTTTGCGCGTTATGAAGCGAGCGATATGGCGTTTATGTGGGCGGCCGATACCAATAATAGTAATTCATTGATTTCAGCGGGTGCGGGTAGCGATGCCAGCGTGATTCTAGGCGCATTACTCTTAGACCCGAAAAATTCAGGCTATAACGCGGCGTATCGTCTACAAGGTTATTATTCCACGGATTTAAATTTGGATGGCGTTTCGGTTTACACCGGACCCGGTAATGACACTAATCTATTAATGGGTAATGTGTTATTACATCCGGGAAATTCGACATTTAGTGGTAATTATATTGTGCAAGGCGAAGCCCCTCGTTAA
- the gatA gene encoding Asp-tRNA(Asn)/Glu-tRNA(Gln) amidotransferase subunit GatA — MSEANPIHTLSLKQLRDGIQAKQFSVMEVTDAYLDRIERFNPELNAYITVTRDNAKQQAVDIDNRIRQGELNGAMAGVPYALKDLFCSKDVLTTCASNMLNNFIAPYDAHVAEKLKQAGGVLLGKNNMDEFAMGSSNETSAYGVVRNPWDTERVPGGSSGGGAAAVSARLAPMVLGSDTGGSIRQPVSFCNITGIKPTYGRISRYGMIAFASSLDQCGPMAASAEDCAIALNVVSGLDARDSTSVDLPVPDYTATLTDSIEGLRIGLPKEFFAEGLNAQVGAVIERAIKEFQSRGAIIKEVSLPNSHLAVPVYYVVAPAECSSNLSRFDGVRFGHRCENPKDLKDLYERSRWEGFGAEVKRRIMIGTYALSAGYYDAYYLKAQKIRRLIQQDFAQAFSEVDVIMGPSAPTTAFKLGAKKDDPIAMYLEDLYTIPVSLAGLPGMTFPIGFAADGLPVGMQLVGNYFQEARMLNIAHQYQQMTDWHKQLPSQFA, encoded by the coding sequence ATGTCTGAGGCTAACCCAATTCATACCCTATCGCTGAAACAGCTACGCGATGGGATTCAAGCCAAACAATTTTCGGTGATGGAAGTCACTGATGCTTATTTAGACCGTATTGAACGGTTTAACCCTGAACTGAATGCCTATATTACCGTTACGCGCGATAATGCTAAGCAACAAGCGGTCGACATTGATAATCGCATTCGCCAAGGGGAATTAAACGGGGCAATGGCCGGTGTGCCGTATGCCTTAAAAGATTTGTTTTGTTCTAAAGACGTGTTGACTACCTGCGCGTCAAACATGCTGAATAATTTTATTGCGCCGTATGATGCCCATGTTGCCGAAAAACTCAAACAAGCAGGCGGGGTTTTACTAGGCAAAAATAATATGGATGAATTCGCAATGGGTTCATCTAATGAAACTTCAGCGTATGGTGTAGTACGCAATCCGTGGGATACCGAACGTGTACCCGGTGGCAGTTCGGGCGGTGGTGCTGCCGCTGTGTCCGCTCGTTTAGCGCCAATGGTGTTAGGTAGTGATACCGGCGGTTCGATTCGTCAACCTGTATCGTTTTGTAATATTACCGGCATTAAACCCACTTACGGGCGCATTTCACGCTACGGCATGATTGCCTTTGCCTCAAGCCTTGACCAATGTGGCCCAATGGCAGCATCGGCAGAAGATTGCGCGATTGCCTTAAATGTGGTGTCGGGTTTAGATGCCCGCGATTCGACCAGCGTGGATTTGCCTGTACCGGATTATACCGCGACTTTAACGGATTCGATTGAAGGTTTAAGAATCGGTCTACCCAAAGAATTCTTTGCTGAAGGCTTAAATGCGCAAGTGGGCGCGGTGATTGAGCGAGCAATTAAAGAATTCCAAAGCCGTGGCGCGATTATTAAAGAAGTTAGCCTGCCGAATAGCCATTTAGCCGTACCGGTTTATTATGTGGTTGCACCTGCGGAGTGTTCGTCGAATCTGTCGCGCTTTGACGGCGTGCGCTTTGGGCATCGTTGTGAGAACCCCAAAGACTTAAAAGATTTATACGAGCGCAGTCGTTGGGAAGGCTTTGGCGCAGAAGTCAAACGCCGTATTATGATCGGTACGTATGCGTTATCTGCCGGTTATTACGACGCCTATTACTTAAAGGCGCAAAAAATCCGCCGTTTAATTCAACAAGATTTTGCTCAAGCGTTTAGCGAAGTTGATGTGATTATGGGACCGTCTGCACCAACCACCGCGTTTAAATTAGGCGCGAAAAAGGACGATCCGATTGCTATGTATTTGGAAGACCTTTACACCATTCCGGTCAGTTTAGCCGGTTTGCCGGGTATGACCTTCCCGATTGGCTTTGCAGCAGACGGCTTGCCAGTGGGTATGCAATTAGTGGGCAACTATTTCCAAGAAGCTCGTATGTTAAACATTGCGCATCAATATCAACAAATGACGGATTGGCATAAACAATTGCCAAGCCAGTTTGCTTAA
- the gatB gene encoding Asp-tRNA(Asn)/Glu-tRNA(Gln) amidotransferase subunit GatB → MEWETVIGLEIHAQLATNSKIFSGSSTAYGAEPNTQASLVDLGMPGVLPVLNKEAVHFAVKFGLAVDAHIAPRSVFARKNYFYPDLPKGYQISQYELPIVGIGHLDIELEDGSTKRIGITRAHLEEDAGKSLHEDFHGKSGIDLNRAGTPLLEIVSEPDMRSAKEAVAYLKKLHALVRYLGVCDGNMQEGSFRCDANVSVRKPGQPFGTRAELKNLNSFRFIERAINIEVERQIDIIESGGKVVQETRLYDPDKNETRSMRGKEDANDYRYFPDPDLLPVEITPEFIESVRASLPELPDAKRQRFMTQYGLSQYDADSLTQSREVAEYFEAVTALTNDAKLTANWMNGDVAAALNRAGLEINAIPVTTEALASLLKRIQDNTISGKIAKEVFDALWNGEGTTDEIIEKKGLKQITDSSAIEGLIDGIIAANPKQVEEYRSGKDKLFGFFVGQAMKASKGKANPEQLNAILKQKLEG, encoded by the coding sequence ATGGAATGGGAAACCGTCATCGGGCTGGAAATCCACGCCCAACTTGCGACTAACAGTAAAATTTTCTCCGGTTCATCCACAGCGTATGGCGCTGAACCCAATACCCAAGCCAGCCTAGTCGATTTAGGCATGCCGGGTGTGTTGCCCGTTTTAAATAAAGAAGCCGTGCATTTTGCGGTTAAATTTGGCTTAGCGGTAGACGCGCATATTGCGCCCCGTTCGGTATTTGCACGTAAAAACTATTTCTACCCCGACTTACCGAAAGGCTATCAAATTAGCCAATATGAATTGCCGATTGTTGGGATAGGGCATTTGGATATTGAGCTAGAAGATGGCTCAACTAAACGTATCGGCATTACCCGAGCGCATTTGGAAGAAGACGCGGGAAAATCCTTGCACGAAGATTTCCACGGTAAATCCGGCATTGACTTAAACCGTGCGGGTACGCCGTTATTAGAAATCGTGTCTGAACCGGATATGCGTTCTGCGAAAGAAGCGGTGGCTTATCTGAAAAAGCTGCATGCCTTGGTACGTTATTTGGGCGTGTGTGACGGCAATATGCAGGAAGGTTCATTCCGCTGCGATGCTAACGTATCGGTACGCAAACCCGGTCAACCGTTTGGTACACGGGCGGAATTAAAAAACCTCAACTCGTTCCGCTTTATTGAGCGCGCCATTAATATCGAAGTCGAACGGCAAATCGACATTATTGAATCTGGCGGCAAAGTGGTACAAGAAACACGTTTGTATGACCCGGATAAGAACGAAACTCGTTCGATGCGCGGCAAAGAAGACGCAAATGACTACCGCTATTTCCCTGATCCGGATTTATTGCCAGTAGAAATTACACCAGAATTTATTGAAAGCGTGCGGGCAAGCTTGCCGGAATTACCGGATGCCAAACGCCAACGCTTTATGACGCAATACGGTTTAAGCCAATACGATGCGGATAGCCTCACGCAAAGCCGTGAAGTGGCAGAGTATTTTGAAGCCGTTACCGCCTTAACCAATGACGCTAAACTAACCGCCAACTGGATGAATGGTGATGTAGCGGCGGCATTAAACCGAGCAGGCTTAGAAATTAATGCTATACCCGTTACGACCGAAGCCTTAGCCTCGCTGTTAAAACGTATTCAGGACAACACCATCTCCGGCAAAATTGCTAAAGAAGTGTTTGATGCGTTGTGGAACGGTGAAGGCACAACCGATGAGATCATCGAGAAAAAAGGTCTCAAGCAAATTACTGATAGCTCAGCGATTGAAGGTTTAATTGATGGCATTATTGCCGCCAATCCTAAGCAGGTGGAAGAATACCGCAGTGGTAAAGACAAGCTGTTTGGTTTCTTTGTTGGGCAAGCCATGAAAGCCTCTAAGGGTAAAGCTAACCCTGAGCAACTCAATGCAATTCTTAAACAAAAATTGGAGGGCTAA
- the gatC gene encoding Asp-tRNA(Asn)/Glu-tRNA(Gln) amidotransferase subunit GatC — MAIDTDGVKKVANLARLAMPEDAIEGYTQSLCNILALVEQMAAVNTDGVTPMAHPLDMVQRLRPDVVTESNHRDYYQKIAPEVEDGLYLVPKVLE, encoded by the coding sequence ATGGCAATTGATACCGATGGCGTAAAAAAAGTCGCAAACTTAGCCCGTTTAGCCATGCCGGAAGATGCGATTGAAGGCTATACCCAAAGCTTATGTAATATTTTGGCATTGGTTGAGCAAATGGCAGCGGTTAATACCGACGGTGTTACGCCAATGGCGCATCCGTTGGATATGGTGCAACGCTTGCGCCCTGATGTGGTCACTGAAAGCAATCATCGCGATTATTATCAGAAGATTGCCCCCGAAGTCGAAGATGGCTTGTATTTAGTCCCCAAGGTATTGGAATAA
- a CDS encoding sulfite exporter TauE/SafE family protein, protein MDVSFIIALLILGAVVGLLAGLLGIGGGGVMVPVLTGLFAAQGFPADQTLHIALGTSMAAIVPTAYASLRAHHAKGAVLWDVVKKMTPAILAGTFLGTFLAAYLPTKALAIFFAVFMTYVAIQIWVGIKPRTNAQLPSTLGLGTAGAVIGAISALVAIGGGSLTVPYLMWNNVNIRQAIATSAAVGFPIAVAGALGYVINGWGIPNLPAHTLGFVYWPAVILIASVSFFTTKIGANLAHSLPVAMLKKVFAVLVVLLSVKMLVGVL, encoded by the coding sequence TTGGATGTTAGTTTTATCATTGCCTTATTAATTTTAGGCGCAGTGGTCGGTTTATTAGCCGGTTTATTAGGCATTGGTGGCGGCGGCGTCATGGTACCGGTCTTAACCGGCTTATTTGCGGCACAAGGCTTTCCTGCCGATCAAACCTTACACATTGCGCTAGGTACATCTATGGCGGCGATTGTGCCAACCGCTTACGCCAGTCTGCGCGCCCACCATGCTAAAGGCGCAGTGTTATGGGATGTGGTTAAAAAAATGACGCCTGCCATTTTAGCTGGCACATTCCTAGGCACATTCTTAGCCGCTTACTTACCCACTAAAGCGCTGGCAATTTTCTTTGCCGTATTTATGACTTATGTGGCTATTCAAATTTGGGTGGGTATTAAACCGCGTACTAATGCGCAATTACCTTCCACGCTAGGCTTAGGAACAGCGGGGGCAGTGATTGGCGCGATTTCAGCCTTAGTGGCGATTGGCGGCGGCTCGCTCACCGTCCCGTATTTAATGTGGAACAATGTCAATATTCGCCAAGCCATTGCCACGTCGGCAGCCGTGGGCTTTCCGATTGCCGTAGCTGGTGCACTAGGCTATGTGATTAATGGTTGGGGTATACCGAATTTACCTGCACATACCTTAGGTTTTGTCTATTGGCCTGCGGTTATTCTGATTGCCAGCGTAAGTTTCTTTACCACTAAAATCGGCGCAAATTTAGCGCATAGCCTGCCGGTTGCAATGTTAAAGAAAGTCTTTGCGGTATTAGTGGTGTTATTGAGTGTGAAGATGTTGGTTGGGGTACTCTGA
- a CDS encoding diguanylate cyclase — MYKNKTASLLHTSPLILRGQIAFLSKHGATWFWGHFLTASLFVSLRWIDNNENLALLTLWYGAIIMLGVMRWIFDQSFFPDQNYTTEELKNFAQHYLLYSTLTSTLWGISGIVLFSQNTLTQALHLILLTGVVISTLPMLTLSRFALYIQIGVILLPITLNLLLLADSQQQALGLGIMLMAGLLISASQALTNLLNDLNATQIRMEEQAHTDQVTQMPNRRFFDQAFKTEWRRMARESKMISLLMIDVDHFKRYNDKHGHHAGDQCLLTVASCIKSVARRASDIVARHGGEEFVVLLPDTSIEDANEIAERLRKNVEDQRILHADGALPRIVTVSIGVSCCAPPPPAARLNKTQDEPILYPAMLLNAADRALYRAKRNGRNLVEREFCGQTHATVTPLLSNASNNHAVIHAA, encoded by the coding sequence ATGTATAAGAATAAAACCGCTTCGTTGTTACACACATCTCCACTCATCTTGCGTGGACAAATCGCTTTTCTGTCTAAACATGGGGCAACTTGGTTTTGGGGGCATTTCTTAACAGCTAGCTTATTTGTGAGTTTGCGTTGGATCGACAATAACGAAAATCTAGCGTTATTAACCCTATGGTATGGTGCAATTATTATGCTGGGGGTTATGCGTTGGATCTTTGATCAGAGCTTTTTCCCAGACCAAAATTACACAACAGAAGAACTGAAAAACTTTGCACAACACTATTTATTATATTCCACACTGACTAGCACGTTATGGGGCATTTCGGGCATTGTGTTGTTTTCGCAAAACACCCTGACACAAGCCTTGCATTTGATTTTATTAACGGGTGTTGTCATATCCACCTTACCTATGCTTACCCTGTCGCGCTTTGCGTTATATATTCAAATTGGCGTGATTTTATTGCCGATTACGCTTAATTTATTATTACTCGCCGATAGCCAACAACAAGCCTTAGGTCTTGGCATTATGTTAATGGCAGGACTATTGATTAGTGCGTCCCAAGCCTTAACCAATCTATTAAATGACCTTAACGCCACGCAAATACGCATGGAAGAACAAGCGCATACCGATCAGGTTACACAAATGCCAAATCGTCGCTTCTTTGATCAAGCCTTTAAAACAGAATGGCGGCGGATGGCACGCGAAAGCAAAATGATTTCCTTACTCATGATTGATGTCGATCATTTCAAACGTTACAACGATAAACACGGGCATCATGCAGGCGATCAATGCTTATTAACCGTCGCCAGTTGCATTAAGTCGGTGGCTAGACGTGCCTCTGATATTGTGGCACGCCACGGTGGCGAAGAATTTGTAGTGTTATTGCCAGATACGTCGATTGAAGACGCCAATGAAATTGCTGAACGCTTACGTAAAAATGTTGAAGATCAACGGATATTGCATGCCGATGGGGCATTGCCGCGAATTGTAACCGTTAGTATTGGCGTTTCATGTTGCGCCCCGCCCCCACCGGCTGCCCGTTTAAATAAAACGCAAGATGAGCCGATTTTATACCCTGCGATGTTACTAAACGCAGCGGATCGCGCTTTATATCGAGCCAAACGCAATGGACGTAATCTAGTCGAACGCGAATTTTGCGGGCAAACCCACGCTACTGTCACTCCGCTTTTAAGTAATGCCAGCAATAACCACGCAGTTATTCACGCCGCTTAA
- a CDS encoding MFS transporter, translating to MLTTIKLGQWDLSAILRFTAILFLGFASGLPLALTGQAMQAWLTVDGLDIATIGFLGLVGIPYSFKFLWAPLMDRFELPLFGRRKGWLVITQLGLALLLWWMAALSPKDNLNLFAVAALAVAFLSASQDIVIDAYRTDILAPNERGLGGSLAILGYRLATIISGGIALIWAQNSGWSHVYTLMAGIMAAAAVISFLLLPPVSATLKPLDSDPKQELAGFMAMLLGFVIGWFAMHYLLILLGFDPDSPNKWLQLGFIVAQLSAALPLGYKLARWVGFETLNRSLDSYFAQPSAVAFLVLIVLYKLGDAFAGSLTTPFLIKGMGFSQAEVGIVIKVIGAWITIFGVIIAGFIMLRLSLFKALLIFGLLQLISNLGFWLLAVEGKNAWGSFLLPAFDIGIMAVKEASQIDYLLMLVIAFENISGGMGTAAFTVLLMSLCNQRFTATHYALLSAFAALGRIYVSPLSGVLSESWGWPNFFIFSVIMAIPGLFAVWVMRPNLLGLQKANP from the coding sequence ATGCTCACAACCATAAAATTAGGGCAATGGGATCTTTCCGCGATTCTGCGTTTTACTGCCATTTTATTTCTAGGGTTTGCCTCGGGTTTGCCATTGGCATTAACCGGGCAGGCTATGCAAGCGTGGTTAACCGTGGATGGTTTAGACATTGCCACCATTGGCTTTTTGGGCTTAGTTGGCATCCCCTACTCGTTTAAGTTTTTATGGGCACCGCTCATGGATCGCTTTGAGTTGCCCTTATTTGGGCGACGCAAAGGCTGGTTAGTGATCACGCAATTGGGGTTGGCATTATTGCTGTGGTGGATGGCTGCTTTAAGCCCGAAAGATAATTTGAATCTATTTGCGGTCGCAGCGTTAGCCGTAGCGTTTTTATCCGCGTCGCAAGATATTGTGATTGATGCCTATCGAACCGATATTCTCGCACCAAATGAGCGCGGTTTAGGCGGTTCATTGGCGATTTTAGGCTATCGCCTAGCTACGATTATTTCCGGTGGAATTGCTTTAATTTGGGCGCAAAATAGCGGTTGGTCGCATGTCTATACCTTAATGGCGGGTATTATGGCAGCAGCAGCGGTAATTTCTTTTCTATTATTGCCGCCCGTTTCCGCCACTTTAAAGCCCTTAGATTCTGATCCCAAACAAGAACTCGCGGGCTTTATGGCGATGTTGCTGGGCTTTGTAATCGGTTGGTTCGCCATGCATTACCTATTAATTTTATTAGGTTTTGATCCCGATAGCCCGAATAAATGGCTGCAATTAGGTTTTATTGTTGCGCAACTCTCCGCCGCCTTACCGCTGGGTTATAAATTAGCTCGATGGGTCGGCTTTGAAACCTTAAACCGCTCCTTAGACAGTTACTTTGCGCAACCCTCTGCGGTGGCGTTCTTAGTATTAATCGTCTTGTATAAGCTAGGTGATGCGTTTGCGGGTAGTTTAACCACACCATTCCTTATAAAAGGTATGGGTTTTAGCCAAGCCGAAGTGGGAATTGTCATAAAAGTAATCGGAGCATGGATTACGATTTTCGGCGTTATTATTGCCGGTTTCATTATGCTCCGGCTCTCCCTATTTAAAGCCTTGCTGATTTTTGGCTTATTACAACTAATTTCAAATTTAGGTTTTTGGTTATTAGCCGTGGAAGGCAAAAATGCGTGGGGCAGCTTTTTATTACCCGCATTTGATATTGGCATTATGGCGGTGAAAGAAGCCAGCCAAATCGACTATTTATTAATGCTGGTTATTGCCTTTGAAAATATTTCAGGAGGCATGGGTACAGCCGCCTTCACCGTGTTATTAATGAGCCTGTGTAATCAACGCTTTACCGCTACCCATTATGCGCTGCTCTCAGCCTTTGCAGCATTAGGGCGAATTTATGTTAGCCCGTTATCTGGGGTTTTATCGGAAAGTTGGGGTTGGCCCAATTTCTTTATTTTTTCAGTGATTATGGCGATTCCCGGTTTGTTTGCTGTGTGGGTTATGCGCCCGAATTTATTGGGTTTGCAAAAAGCTAACCCCTGA